Below is a window of Brachyhypopomus gauderio isolate BG-103 unplaced genomic scaffold, BGAUD_0.2 sc83, whole genome shotgun sequence DNA.
attcctgcaaactactaaagcatttattaggcaaagcaagacgctctcacggtttgaaaaccattgatgtaaacttatatatagtatatattaaataatattaataaataaagtatatattttaagactttggaaagtgaaacactttcactttcgttcaacggacgaattccgttttgtctttacacaataatcagtttgaactttgaataatttagttttgaaaactattgatctttatttagttatactaaatattaaatgacatacgaatctttgcgacacccgctggcaggaaagagaatcacagtcttgaagtgtaggcgacgacgacaatattacagagatacgagcgaaatcgattgaaactagcatgtgcagggtttcttttaacaatgtaaaaatactagtttattaaaaggacaattctgggaaaagtcatgaaaggagggttctgaaattggatccagtgcaaagatattattttttgtgctgctgcggtcaagtgaccggtgctcggcgcttctaggtataattaggtcgaccagaggcggcgcttctagtagacgtcacagcggtcaaatgaccggagctttggcgcttctagtgttaatcaCATGGATAGAGTTTTTAAAAGTTATAGTTTGCAGGTATAGTGTGTCTataccaggcgtactcaactaaatttgtccacgGTTCAATTTTGGCAAATACccgtgacctgaggtccggtgcggcgggggtggcgaacgcaagttgttgagcgggggggggtggcggcgaacgcatgttgttgagcaggggggtGGCGATCgtagttaatcaggaatgagttTGGGTCCTGACcaccagttgagtacccctggtctatacCCTCATGGTTTACACCAATCACATTACGTAAGCCCCCTGCCAGCACTGGCAATATTTCGTTATCCTGTTGTGATGTGTTCGCCCTtcagttggggggggggcattaggAAACCCAACACCCGAGGGTAATTTGTCTATATACAATATGTCTATacatgtctttgtaccagttgactgctggttattgtatcttTCATTTGGATTTGTCCCAGGCTTTACGCTGATGAATGTTATTCATTACATCCTCCTTCCCCCCCCAGACTGGAGTGATTGCTTCATTTTTGTTTGCACTCCCTCACCCATCAACACAATCACTTTATGAAGTTCATTTACGAAATTCACATACATCTGGCAAATGCTGGtcgtgagtgtttctgtatcATTTCATTGGCATTTTTCCATTTCATTGTGTTCACTAAATTTTAAATGTTGTACACATCACGTCATGCATTATTTTTTTGAGCCGAGTCACAAGGGTCAAAAATCATTACAGTACAACAGTTCAATAAACCGTTATTTAATATATGTAGTGCATCATGCCTCTGCAGGATAGATACTGCAGGGTTACATATTTTAACATGATGAGAATAGGACTAACTCTTGTAGACAGGACACCAGTGAAGATGAAATTCATCGAGTTCTGTAAGAAAATAGAGCAGTTAGTAGCAGTAAAGAAAAAGAACGGAGGTTCTGCACAGTGTCCTTGCTGTACAAATTTCTGTAATTCATGTTACTCACTACACTAATGACCATAAGGAGTGAGCGTTAAATCCAAACCCTAAATATAAATACCCTCACTCCCTGGGGGTGCATAGACACTGGTCTGTCTGAGCCACATTTGACAAACCCCTCACAATGTACCATATAACCACCCACGTACCAACTCCAAGCAGAAATGTTAGTTGCTGTGTTTAAAAGAAAATGGAAATATTTGAGCATTTTGTATGCTATATAccagaggtcaccaacaggcagaccgcggtccggatccggacccaatctcattcctgattaactggatacggacccagaataaattgttaaaaatatatgtctattatgacgggagaattaattttaaaccggagcatttatttcagcgctattgagaaaaaaaaaaaaaaaaaaaaaaaaaaaaaaaaaaaaacactccgtcacgagtgttacgtcaccaccccccacccccccccccccccttttcaaCAACTTGcgtcgccgccaccccccctcccgtCCACCGGACCgcaggtcagagctatctgccaaatttggcctgcagaacaatatagttgattacccctgctataTACCATCAGATTTCAGTCTGGCTAAAGAGATGCAAAGTGTGAATTCATTTGTTTAAAATCATATCAGGAAAAACGATCAACACAATTGGCATAATTGAACAGGAGAAAATGGAGTGAAAGTAGTCACTCTAGTGCAACAACCAACAAGTGGCGTCTTGAGCAGTGAAATTATACTTGGGTGATGAAAGAAACTCACAGATAATCCTGCAGGAATACCTAATGCTCAGGTACTTGTAGGTGCCGACACAGGGGTCAGAGAAGACAGAGTTTGTGGCAGGGACCACACAACTGCTCTTGCCTTCACACCTGTGGAGATAAATAGCAGAATTCTAAAAACGGAATGAATCTACAACTTTTTGAAAAGCTAATTTTTTGCCTCTCCATTTAATATCATTTTTGTATTATCTTTCACTTGTGCTCTTCATTCAGGGACTGAAAAATTGGCACTGTAGTGCAACTATTTTTAGATTTCTCTCCTAGAAATCAATAATGTAAAAGTAAAATACTTTGACTTCAGGGTAGACTCACCTATTTGTAACTTCAGCTAATGTGTTGTTTCCATAACACTTAGTATTGGAGATTTGACTCCTGGGTCGCCCAGCAGAGCAGGTGGTGGAATCAGTTCTGCCAAAGTTAGCACTGAGGATATCCAAAACACCGGCTTCTACAAATGAAGCAGTTTAGTACAACAGAAATGTTTACTGTGTCTACTGCACAGAAATCACTTCATATAAGCAGTGCTCAGAGATCACAACTACTGAATAAATACTGGGTATATTTGGAAATCATTCTCTCAAGtttccttaaaatgtaaaaattatgTATCTAATTtccagacgtgtggactcgagtcacatgacttggactctagTCCGACTtcagtcactaaactgatgacttgtgacttgacttagactttacctttactcactttgaatcggacttgagctttaagacttgaaatccttattttaacataacatagaatcacataactggatcattttgtattaatggtgctgtaaagtgtgaactgctcagctcagtttatccgtaaactacaggtgaagttctgcagccaatcggagaagagggggaggggggtagcAGCGTTAaatttgtgcggagaggacaagcaacatgctcccaaaaatgatcctgttcaattataaagattatgctgttgtgaataaaagaactgcaacatgcaagacatgtggaattaggataagagatggagatgcagcCACTTCAAACtgacatttgaggctgcacaaacaagAGTAAGTCTCTATGTTTATTTAACaatgctataacggttagctagctagctgggatgtgataactcaggggtcgaAAATTAACTGTTACaggggtccacatgagcaacttgacttgtcAGTGGTCCGCATCAACAATAATTCGAAAGCAGGGACCGGGGGGGCGCGGGTGTAGGTGACGACGACAATTGcgacgacatctcactcaagcgaaccgaataGCTCAAACGcctagttagtctgactaacttaatatactaataatcaactgcatcaattgtgttaaatattgaaattacatctggtgacttgactaggacttgaagtttaagacttgggacttgttacttgcaacttagtgacttgttcacatgtcgtAATTTCTGACAACTACTTCAACTGTCATGGAGATCAGAAGTGCATCACACCCACCCAGTCACCTCTGGGACAACCAGACACTGGCATTCCCAATAAAACAATCAGTTTACTTCAGCACATTGAAAAAACCACCTGCTAGAATTGTGTCATTAATTTATGCCCATGTCACTCATACTACATCAACTACACCGAATTCCGGTCATGCTTTGCAtacaaaaaactgcttttgttcAAAATCCCTGCATGGTCTTGCTTCTCCGTACTTAActggacccctccctttgggcctGTGAATACGTAGTTCGCGTTCacatatgtacttcctgtgtgGTTGTACATGTTCACACATCTTGTCAGTCTAATGTGTCAGGGCTTAAGAGTTGTGTATATATTGTGAGTCTTGTCCTGTGCTAGTCTTTGTGAGTATGCTATGCGTTTGCCTTAGGTGTTGTATGTGGTGTTACATGCGCCATATTGGTTATAAGAATAAAGCTACATGTTTATGGACCTAGTCCGCATCCTGCCTCATTCCTCGCACCATGACACCTACATTTACTTCTCAAAGTCCAGTTGATTTAAAGGTACATTCTATGCTTAAACATGCATTAATATTTGACAATCAATTATCTGGATAATTTATCTATTAAGAGATTAATTAATTTCTCTATTATATTTGACTCTCCATTAAATGATATGTAGATttgtaaaactaaattaaacCTAGACATCATAACACAATTTTCCTTGCTTTATAGTTGGAGTTAGTGGGGCAGTGACAGAACCTTGATTTTATGAGGGGATACTAAAAGGAGATTGTACAAACCACATTTCAGTGCAGCATTACTGCCCTCGCAGGTCACACTGGTGTCTGCAGGACACATCACAGCAGATTGTAATCAACCAGATGTTTCTGTAAGGCATGCTACTGTAGATAATAGTACAGAGGATTAGTTACTGTATGAAGGATTAATTACTTACAAACTGGGAGGCAACGATAGGAGACGGTGAGGTATTTGGAAATCCCAATACATGGATCATTGAAGATGGTGTATGAAGCATGTACAGTACAACTGGTTTTCCCATTACACCTGTGAGGTAAAGTGAGGTGTTACCAAGAGCTCTTAAGAGCACTTGAGCAACACAGCCTCAGATcagaaaaacaataaaaaaaaaaacacattactcTGCAGCcacaagagagagtgtgttggaAGCATAGCAGTTGGTGTTAGCCAGGATGAAACTGGGCAGCCCAGTTGAGCAGGTTGTAGAATCTGTGCGCCCGTAGTTAGCATTGATGATGTCAACCACATCATtccctgcacagacacacagtgaaCAGTTTGGAGCATCGACCATTTTGAAAGTATAATTGATCTGCAGTAGGTTTCTTATGGACGCACAAACAATCAGTATTGACCAAATAAAGATGAAGGAGGGTGATCTCACCACAGTCCAATGTGCTGTAGCCATCCTCACATATTACAATGACACCTGGTGGAAAGTGACAAAAACTGCATCAGGACCTGGACGTCTACCACCCTGCAGAACTGCAGGATTAAGATGTCACTCCAATAAGTAGGATAATTGTTCAATTAGGACAATGCATCAGGCGTGTAAGAATCAGAACTCTGCAGCACAGCAGGTGTTCAAAAGGTTTACAACAATATGGTAGATGTCAAACTTGGCAGACTATATCCGTTATACTTACGGCCTTGCATACAGGTGAAAGTTGTGTTGTAGTACTTGAACGTTCCCAAACACGGGTCTGTGCTGCCAAGCTTATCAGTCTTAAACTCACACTGTCTAAACCCATTGCACCTGTTTATTACAAAGGATATTAAATGTCAGACGTGTTGGGTGATGGACTCTTACAGCTTGATCACTCTGTATGATGGAACAAAACTATCCAACATCAAAGGAATAGTAACAGTTTGATTACCAGTCTTTTGTTAGATTCAGATTTGTCTGGGGGTATTCCAATTATTCATCTAATTTTTACCAAAGTCTCAAACCAGCATTCCATATTTTCAGTAATATTCATAAGAGGTatagaaaaataaaatacttGCTATATGCCATGTATGTTTGTTGTACCTAGCAGAGATGATGGGAATATTCAAGGTACATGCGGTGTTCTGGGTTTCAGAAGCAGGACGACCAACACTACAAATGCTTTTATCTGTCCGGCCATATATTGCAGACGTCACATTTATTACTCCAGTGTCTGAAAGTGTGGATACAAATGTGGAGTTTATTCTCTGCAATGCTGAGAGATTGACTAAATCCTTTAACAGTATGAACAGTCACATTATGTCAAAATAATTCATAAATAAAATGCTCATTGTACTGATAAGCAACCGTATTTATGTGTTCTACATTCTTTATAGTTTACATTTACCACTGAAAGAGCGTACAAAATCCTATAAATTTCTAGAAGTTAACATTGAAGTCcttacataaaaaaaatgtatatggTTCAGTTTGTTGCTGAGAATAACTTACCACAGCCGAGGTGCTGGACACTACCATAACAGGTTATTTCATTTTCTGAAAGAACCAACAACGATAGACATGTACATTAATAAATGACACGGTAGGCCCGTCCACCACCTCAGGGGAGATGCCCACTCCTACACACTCCAGCTCCTGTACACCCTGTAGTCACCCTCCTCCTGATCATACACACCCGTAACCTCATCATCGCCTCCTCATTCCAGACAAGGATTGTGACTGTCGCGTGTTTTGCGCCTCTAGTAGTTATTTAGCGCCTTTTCCTTTCATTATAGTGTTGTGCTGTTCATGCCTCTTATGTGAATATGGACATTAAAGAACACAGCCCAACCCTCACATCCTGCTGTTTCTGCCACTTCAGCACAATAAAACTGTTAGAATTGTTAAGACAGACTAAAACCCTGCCATGATGGTTtctattttcttattttttatataatatatgcaCATATATGCACTCATCTGATAATGTGCAGAAATTCATTGATGCAAACAAAGCATTGGTGCTTATTTTTTACCTGCATAAACAAGCAAGCCAGGAGCCATCAGCACTGACAAAAGAGAAAGACAAACAGGCAGTCCTTAAACCTCTACAAATCAGTCCTTAAACCTCTACAAATCAGTCCTTAAACCTCTACAAATCAGTCCTTAAACCTCTACAAATCAGTCCTTGCATTCAATGCAAATCAGTGTTTTACTTGGACCAACAGATCATCCTTGGAGTCCTGCATTGTTTGCTGGAGGACGTCCTGCACTAAAATGTGCAAATAAATTTCAGCTTGGTTCTGATTACCGTTTCTCTTGTTGAGATGCAAGGGAAAAGGTTGAGCATCATACATGGTTAAAACTTACAAGAGAGTAGAGTGAGCTTCAGGACGAACATTGTTCTGGGCTGGTGGTGTCAGAGATGCAAGTGAATATCCACGTGTTGAATCCACTGGAGCCGAGCAGTATTTATATGCTGTAAATCAGAAAACATTTGGTAATTAACAAAGATTATTGTGGCATTGTTTTCTGTTCCAGGACATTGTGTAAATGTGGTATGGGTACAGTGCTGCATTTATTCTATTACATTATAGCAGACTGTTGACTCACTTGTTTTATTGTACAACCCTGTTTCTAACTAATAAGCCTGTTGTCATAATCCATCAGGTACTCTGACCTAGGGACACAGGCAGTGCTACACATACACCAACATGGACTGCACCTGTAAAGCTCCCAATCTCCAGATTATGCTCCAAGTGTGCTAGCTCACCACTTAATTATGTTGTACATTGATTAGCAAATTCAGCTAAAATACAGCTAATAGGAAAATTACATTTTTGGTGCACTGGGTCCCATCTGTGGACACTTTGCATGAATTGTATTCAAAGATGAAGGAATTGCATACAGCAAATGCAGACATTGTGAATGCATGTTGGAGAAAATGCTGGACTGTTCATGAGAATGAAAAAGTGGTGCATAAATGGGATGAATTCAAAAGGCAAGAACAGCTTATGAAATTAACAGAATGAGCAAACTGGTTAATTTTCCTGCTTTTGAGCTGACAACACGTAATTcctgaaggtatagtctgaAATGAAGTTCAGTGTGTGCTCAAATAGCCTGTTCTTTCAGGAGAAATTGATCTGGACACTTAAATTTGGCAATAGAGTTTCCTTACTCTCCAGCAGATCAATCAAGATTAACCTGGCCTCATCACATATGCCACATTGCCATAAAATCTTTGTTTAGTGCTGCAAGAAATCAGAAAAAATAGTTTGTAACTATTCTTGAATTGATATAAACTGTTCAAATTTTGTTCCTCTCTACATCATATCTACAAGTACTTGTTGAGCAGCATTTGAACCATCTGAGAGACTGTTTTCCAGTTATCAAGATAACTACAAAACATTACTCAACTGACATTCATCCCAGATTTTTAAAAAGGTGTGTCACCATGGATGCAGCAGGAGGTGAGGGTAATGCAGTTACATTTTAATTGtccattaaaacaaacaaaaaaactcaCCAAAAGCAAAACTCACCTGAACCGCTGAGAAACAAAGGTTAGCAATCAGAGCATAATCTAGTCAGGCAAAAAGGTCAAAACTTCATTCAGGGCTGGTATCAAGAATACTCAGTACAAAATGGCGGGACCTGTGAGGGTTTTAAAGAAGAGGGATCATATGCAGCAGGTGTGCGCAACTGATGAGGGGTGTGTCAATATGTGGGTgattgagagtgagggagtggcaCTGCAgaggtgtgtctttgtgtgggtGTCTCCCCTGTGCTCGGAGGCCGGCCTTCCGTGACAAAAGTGTATGTGGATTAAGCtaaaaaaaagttttgttttcttttttagaaTAATGGGCATTAAAAATTGAACTTGAAAAATATTTTGTCTTTGGTAAACACAGTAAAATGTGTAAGTGTTGCCAAAACAGAACAGGAGTAAAGACTCTGTATCAGAAGTAAAGAAAATGACTTACCTGCAAGACATATGCAGAATCTCAGGCTTATTAATGTAAACTATATATGTGCTTCTAGGTATTACCTTATTAATCACTGGACTGGTATTAGCAGACAAACTCTTGTTCTTCCTCTACGTTTGTAACCAAGTGTCTGTGTATGTTGTTGAGTAGTACTGTTCAGAAGTAACGTCAAGTGTCATGTGATATGATACAATGTTCTGTTTTTGTTGATGAAATCTCAATTTTAATAAAACGTGTAAAAGCTTTAATGTAGTACAGTACCTGTGGAATAcattggctccgccccctgtcaATCATTCATTACCGTAGTTTTCCCTTCCTCTATGTTCACCTATCCTGGTCCAGTCTTTCTTTTCTTACATGTAATCTGTTTCACCTGTGTCCTGTCTCTACCTTCGTTTGTCAGGTATCTAGACCTATTGTTTTTTCTCAGTTGctgtctggttttttttttttatggcggACCTCCCCGTGTTTCTCCGCTACCCTGAATTTATTTAGGCTGCTATCGCCTCTCGTCTTGTAGTTTCTGTTCCtgtcatctttctctctttttccgtAGTAAACTTGACATTCTCTCGCTCTGGTTATGCTATTCTTGGTGTGTCTAATTATCTCTATGCGTGTGTAGTAGTTAGGGTTTTGTGTTCGCTTGTATCAGTTGTTCATTCGTTAAGTAGGCTAAAATGAAATGTGGGTTTCACATGGTTCTGATTGAACTGAAAGTGGCCCTAATCTAAAAGTCAAAGGTCTGGTGggccctcttcctgtctctgctCTAAATATTGAGGCCCCTTTCTCTCATATTTATCAATATATATGATGTATGCAAATATATAGGAACCTAGTCTTGCATTAACAAACTTGCATATATAGGTGTGGTGACCTAAAGCTCTGGAGAGAAAGATTCACATTGgcccgagacctctctcaagcaaACCTAGGGTGCATGGtttgatgctgttctttttGTACTAAACTTACTAAATGACTAAGACCGTGTCAACAGAGACTTCTTCATTAATCACAGCATTGCTACAGAAGAAGACACAAAATGCAAACAAATGTAGAGCAAAGCAAACTCACAtgtggccaatcacaaaacatctcagaggtcattgggaggtGCGTCTTTCTGCCATGTTTCCTGTAAGGGTGCGGACCCTGTTTGGTGTGTAAGCAGCACAAAGTGGCTTCTATGCCActcagaaatggcaccttgtggcagctgccacataatacGGCA
It encodes the following:
- the LOC143493259 gene encoding rhamnose-binding lectin-like, producing the protein MFVLKLTLLSLLMAPGLLVYAENEITCYGSVQHLGCDTGVINVTSAIYGRTDKSICSVGRPASETQNTACTLNIPIISARCNGFRQCEFKTDKLGSTDPCLGTFKYYNTTFTCMQGRVIVICEDGYSTLDCGNDVVDIINANYGRTDSTTCSTGLPSFILANTNCYASNTLSLVAAECNGKTSCTVHASYTIFNDPCIGISKYLTVSYRCLPVYTSVTCEGSNAALKCEAGVLDILSANFGRTDSTTCSAGRPRSQISNTKCYGNNTLAEVTNRCEGKSSCVVPATNSVFSDPCVGTYKYLSIRYSCRII